One genomic window of Quercus lobata isolate SW786 chromosome 9, ValleyOak3.0 Primary Assembly, whole genome shotgun sequence includes the following:
- the LOC115961627 gene encoding uncharacterized protein LOC115961627, which produces MEELAQSWKRLSLSEKEGPGCCLTKEESVHQFSIAAKFTTERAINVDSIARTFNPLWRAKKGFKIQKIGDHEMLLSFETKEDVDRILSSEPWSFDKHLVVMQRYDHEQPFQDIKFEKTTFWVQVHGLPMKYMTVAAAKKVYRVVGDVISQSEQKLYDGGQFIQVKVIVDVTMPLCRGRLFSLSDNRQVWVSFRYARLPNLCYWCGSLLHDDRDCERWIESEGTLKVDQREFGPG; this is translated from the coding sequence ATGGAGGAGCTTGCACAATCTTGGAAGCGTCTATCCTTATCAGAAAAGGAAGGACCGGGCTGTTGCCTCACTAAAGAAGAGAGTGTGCACCAATTCTCTATAGCTGCAAAATTTACAACAGAGAGAGCCATTAATGTTGACTCAATAGCAAGAACCTTTAACCCTTTGTGGAGGGCGAAGAAGGGATTCAAAATACAAAAGATTGGAGATCATGAGATGCTCCTTTCTTTCGAGACAAAGGAGGATGTTGACAGAATTCTAAGTAGCGAGCCTTGGAGTTTCGACAAGCACTTGGTCGTCATGCAACGTTATGATCATGAGCAACCTTTTCAGGACATTAAGTTTGAAAAGACCACCTTCTGGGTGCAAGTCCATGGACTTCCGATGAAGTATATGACAGTTGCAGCAGCGAAAAAAGTTTACAGAGTCGTGGGAGATGTTATCAGCCAATCTGAGCAGAAGCTTTACGATGGGGGTCAATTTATTCAAGTGAAAGTTATAGTTGATGTTACAATGCCATTATGTCGGGGTCGCCTTTTTTCTCTAAGCGATAATAGGCAGGTGTGGGTTTCATTTAGGTATGCAAGGTTACCGAATCTCTGTTATTGGTGTGGTAGCCTCTTACACGATGATCGGGACTGCGAGAGGTGGATAGAAAGTGAAGGGACCCTTAAGGTTGATCAAAGGGAGTTCGGACCTGGTTGA